The Mycolicibacterium doricum genome includes a region encoding these proteins:
- a CDS encoding WhiB family transcriptional regulator yields MSVEACIQSAVPDLPCEVGDPDLWFAESPADLERAKTLCVNCPIRRGCLTAALERREPWGVWGGEIFERGTIVARKRPRGRPRKNTAPNPAAA; encoded by the coding sequence GTGGAGGCATGCATACAAAGCGCGGTCCCCGACTTGCCGTGCGAAGTCGGTGATCCCGACCTGTGGTTCGCCGAGAGCCCCGCCGACCTCGAACGCGCCAAGACGCTCTGCGTGAACTGCCCGATCCGCCGAGGGTGCCTGACGGCGGCATTGGAGCGTCGCGAGCCGTGGGGTGTGTGGGGTGGGGAGATCTTCGAACGCGGCACCATCGTCGCGCGTAAGCGTCCGCGGGGACGCCCGCGCAAGAACACAGCGCCGAACCCGGCGGCGGCCTAG
- a CDS encoding macrolide-binding ATPase MABP-1 has protein sequence MDDGLVADIKRGRAARNAKLASLPVGMAGRAALGFGKRLTGKSRDEVNAELMDKAAQQLFTVLGELKGGAMKVGQALSVMEAAIPEQYGKPYREALTKLQKDAPPLPAAKVHRVLDAQLGTKWRDRFASFDDKPIASASIGQVHKAVWSDGREVAVKIQYPGADEALRADLKTMQRMVSVLKQLSPGADIEGVVDELVERTEMELDYRLEADNQRAFAQAYRDHPHFVVPAVVASAPKVVVAEWIDGIPMSVIIRDGTQEERDLMGTRLFELTYDAPRRLEMMHGDAHPGNFMLMPDGKMGVIDFGAVAPLPGGIPVDLGLAVRYALAKDYDRLLPTLEKIGFIQRGEQVSPGDVDDMLRQYVEPLEVEVFHYTRKWLQKMAAVNMDRSVQQIKTVRQMDVPAKLAIPMRVIASNVAISCQLDAYIPAKALATELIPGFAEGVD, from the coding sequence GTGGATGATGGTCTGGTGGCTGACATCAAGCGCGGGCGCGCCGCCCGCAACGCGAAGCTGGCGAGCCTGCCGGTCGGCATGGCCGGGCGCGCGGCGTTGGGCTTCGGCAAAAGGCTGACCGGCAAGTCCCGCGACGAGGTCAACGCCGAACTGATGGACAAGGCGGCTCAACAACTCTTCACCGTGCTCGGCGAACTCAAGGGCGGCGCGATGAAGGTCGGCCAGGCCCTCTCGGTGATGGAGGCCGCGATCCCTGAGCAGTACGGCAAGCCGTACCGCGAGGCCCTGACCAAGCTGCAGAAGGACGCCCCGCCGCTGCCCGCCGCCAAGGTCCACCGGGTGCTCGACGCGCAGCTGGGCACCAAGTGGCGGGATCGCTTCGCCTCGTTCGACGACAAGCCGATCGCCTCGGCCAGCATCGGCCAGGTGCACAAGGCGGTGTGGTCCGACGGCCGCGAGGTCGCGGTCAAGATCCAGTACCCCGGCGCCGACGAGGCGTTGCGCGCGGACCTGAAGACCATGCAGCGCATGGTCAGCGTGCTCAAGCAGCTCTCCCCCGGCGCCGACATCGAGGGCGTGGTCGACGAACTCGTCGAGCGCACCGAGATGGAACTCGACTACCGGCTGGAAGCCGACAACCAGCGGGCGTTCGCCCAGGCCTATCGCGACCACCCGCATTTCGTGGTACCCGCCGTCGTCGCCAGCGCACCCAAGGTGGTCGTCGCGGAGTGGATCGACGGCATTCCGATGTCGGTGATCATCCGGGACGGCACCCAGGAAGAGCGTGACCTGATGGGTACTCGGCTGTTCGAGCTGACCTACGACGCGCCGCGGCGGCTGGAGATGATGCACGGCGACGCGCATCCCGGCAACTTCATGCTGATGCCGGACGGGAAGATGGGCGTCATCGACTTCGGCGCGGTGGCACCGCTGCCGGGCGGCATCCCCGTCGACCTCGGCCTGGCGGTGCGGTACGCGCTGGCCAAGGACTACGACCGACTGCTGCCCACCCTGGAGAAGATCGGCTTCATCCAGCGCGGCGAACAGGTCTCCCCCGGGGATGTCGACGACATGCTGCGCCAGTACGTCGAACCCCTCGAGGTCGAGGTGTTCCACTACACCCGCAAGTGGCTGCAGAAGATGGCGGCGGTGAACATGGACCGCTCGGTGCAACAGATCAAGACGGTGCGCCAAATGGACGTTCCCGCCAAGCTCGCGATCCCGATGCGCGTCATCGCGTCGAACGTCGCGATCTCCTGCCAGCTCGACGCCTATATCCCCGCCAAAGCCCTTGCCACCGAACTGATCCCGGGATTTGCCGAGGGCGTGGACTGA
- a CDS encoding cyclodehydratase — translation MSFAASPAAISRYALDTALPVLLRPDGAVQVGWDPRRATLVRPPAGLTAPGLADLLRALQAGMTMAELRGEAHQHGTADPADLAELVGDLVDAGVLTADPPRRCRTPNIRIHGRGPLSDLLVAGLQCSGARVGHSRSPKAPAPPESTDLVVLADYLVTEPRMVRDLHNARLAHLPVRMRDGSGLIGPLVFPGRTSCLSCADLHRSDRDAAWPALAAQLRGTVGSADRATVLATAAVALDRIHRVLRAIQDTGDPVSAADPAATDTTWEFHVGTRTTVVRRWSRHPRCTC, via the coding sequence ATGTCTTTCGCCGCGTCTCCCGCCGCGATTTCCCGTTACGCGCTCGACACGGCACTGCCCGTGCTCTTGCGCCCGGACGGCGCGGTGCAAGTCGGATGGGATCCGCGCCGCGCCACGCTGGTCCGCCCACCGGCCGGGCTCACCGCACCGGGGCTCGCCGATCTGCTGCGGGCCCTGCAGGCGGGGATGACGATGGCCGAACTGCGTGGCGAAGCGCACCAGCATGGGACGGCCGACCCAGCCGACCTCGCCGAACTCGTCGGCGACCTGGTCGACGCCGGCGTGCTGACCGCCGACCCGCCGCGCCGCTGCCGCACCCCGAACATCCGCATCCACGGTCGCGGACCGCTGTCCGATCTGCTGGTCGCCGGGCTGCAGTGTTCGGGCGCCCGGGTCGGGCACAGCCGTTCCCCAAAGGCGCCCGCCCCGCCGGAGTCCACCGACCTGGTGGTGCTGGCGGACTACCTGGTGACCGAACCGCGCATGGTGCGCGATCTGCACAACGCGCGCCTCGCCCACCTACCGGTCCGGATGCGCGACGGCTCCGGATTGATCGGACCGCTGGTGTTTCCGGGCCGCACGAGCTGTCTGTCCTGCGCCGACCTGCACCGCAGTGACCGCGACGCGGCGTGGCCGGCGCTGGCGGCCCAGCTGCGCGGCACCGTCGGCAGCGCCGACCGGGCCACCGTGTTGGCCACCGCTGCCGTCGCACTCGACCGCATCCACCGGGTGCTGCGGGCGATCCAGGACACCGGCGACCCGGTGAGCGCGGCGGACCCCGCCGCCACGGACACCACGTGGGAGTTCCACGTCGGCACCCGCACCACCGTCGTGCGACGTTGGTCGCGGCATCCGCGTTGTACCTGCTGA
- a CDS encoding zinc-dependent metalloprotease gives MADLPFGFSSGDDPERDKSKKDPDGGSRSGGSPSDPFGSMFGQGGAGFDVSDLGQIFTKLGEMFSAAGTVTAGGAQSGPVNYDLARQLAASAIGFVAPVPEQTASAIADAVRLAETWLDGVTPLPAGTTRAVAWTPTDWIDNTLDTWKRLCDPVAEQISTVWASALPEEARAMAGPLLAMMSQMGGMAFGSQLGQALGTLSKEVLTSTDIGLPLGPKGVAALLPEAVEAFSEGLEQPRSEVLTFLAAREAAHHRLFSHVPWLASQLLSAVEAFARGMKVDMSGIEDMAQGLNPAALTDPSHLEQLLNQGIFEPKATPEQVAALERLETLLALIEGWVQTAVTAALGDRIPGTGALSETLRRRRATGGPAEQTFATLVGLELRPRKLREAAVLWERLTAAAGQDARDGVWQHPDLLPSSDDLDEPAAFIDRIVGGDTSGVDSAIEQALTDLEADLEKPDEDGPDDRPEDDQR, from the coding sequence ATGGCTGACCTGCCTTTCGGCTTCTCCTCGGGTGACGACCCGGAGCGAGACAAGAGCAAGAAGGACCCCGACGGGGGGTCCCGTTCGGGCGGTTCGCCGTCGGATCCGTTCGGCTCGATGTTCGGGCAGGGCGGCGCCGGTTTCGACGTGTCCGACCTCGGCCAGATCTTCACCAAACTCGGCGAGATGTTCAGCGCCGCAGGCACTGTGACCGCCGGTGGAGCCCAGTCCGGACCGGTCAACTACGACCTCGCCCGGCAGCTGGCGGCGAGCGCGATCGGGTTCGTCGCGCCCGTGCCCGAACAGACGGCATCGGCGATCGCGGATGCGGTGCGGCTCGCCGAGACCTGGCTCGACGGCGTCACCCCGCTGCCGGCGGGCACCACCCGCGCGGTCGCCTGGACGCCGACCGACTGGATCGACAACACCCTCGACACCTGGAAGCGGCTATGTGACCCGGTGGCCGAGCAGATCTCCACGGTGTGGGCCTCGGCGCTGCCGGAGGAGGCCCGCGCGATGGCCGGGCCGCTGCTGGCGATGATGTCGCAGATGGGCGGCATGGCGTTCGGCTCCCAGCTCGGGCAGGCGCTGGGCACGCTGTCCAAGGAGGTGCTGACCTCGACCGACATCGGGCTGCCGCTCGGCCCGAAGGGTGTCGCCGCGCTGCTGCCTGAGGCCGTCGAGGCGTTCTCGGAGGGGCTCGAGCAGCCGCGCAGCGAGGTGTTGACGTTCCTGGCCGCGCGGGAAGCCGCCCACCATCGGTTGTTCAGCCACGTGCCCTGGCTGGCGAGCCAGTTGCTGTCGGCGGTCGAGGCGTTCGCGCGCGGCATGAAGGTCGACATGAGCGGCATCGAGGACATGGCGCAGGGCCTCAACCCGGCCGCGTTGACCGATCCGTCGCACCTGGAACAGCTGCTCAACCAGGGCATCTTCGAACCGAAGGCGACCCCCGAGCAGGTCGCGGCGCTCGAACGGCTCGAGACCCTGCTCGCGCTGATCGAGGGCTGGGTGCAGACCGCGGTCACCGCCGCGCTGGGCGACCGCATTCCCGGCACCGGCGCCCTGTCGGAGACGCTGCGCCGCCGGAGGGCCACCGGCGGGCCTGCCGAGCAGACCTTCGCCACCCTGGTAGGGCTCGAACTGCGCCCGCGCAAGCTGCGCGAGGCCGCGGTGCTGTGGGAGCGGCTCACCGCGGCGGCCGGCCAGGATGCCCGCGACGGCGTGTGGCAGCACCCGGACCTGTTGCCGTCGTCGGACGATCTCGACGAACCGGCCGCGTTCATCGACCGGATCGTCGGCGGTGACACCAGCGGGGTGGACAGCGCCATCGAGCAGGCCCTCACCGACCTCGAAGCCGATCTGGAAAAGCCCGACGAGGACGGCCCGGACGACCGCCCCGAGGACGACCAGCGCTAG
- a CDS encoding YlbL family protein, which yields MNRRILTLLIALVPVVAFGVLLSAVTVPFVSLGPGPTFDTLGEVDGKEVVDITGTEVKPTSGHLNMTTVSQRDGLTLGQALTLWMSGREQLVPRELVYPPDKSKEEIDEANTADFRNSEDNAEYAALSYLKYPPAVTVESVTDPGPSAGKLKDGDAIDAVNGRPVANVDEFQALLKTTKPGDELVLDFRRKGQKDPRGSTTVKLGTNPDRDYGYLGIGVIDAPWASFTIDFNLANIGGPSAGLMFSLAVIDKLTAGDLNDGKFVAGTGTITGDGEVGSIGGITHKMLAAKEAGASIFLVPADNCAEAKSDPQDGLELVKVGTLTDAVDALNVISAGGEPPRC from the coding sequence GTGAACAGGCGGATTCTGACGCTGCTGATCGCGCTGGTCCCGGTCGTGGCGTTCGGCGTGCTGCTCTCTGCGGTGACGGTCCCGTTCGTCTCGCTGGGCCCCGGACCCACCTTCGACACCCTCGGTGAGGTGGACGGGAAAGAGGTCGTCGACATCACGGGCACCGAGGTGAAGCCGACGTCCGGGCATCTGAACATGACGACGGTGTCCCAGCGCGACGGGCTGACCCTCGGACAGGCACTGACCCTGTGGATGTCGGGCCGCGAACAATTGGTGCCCCGCGAACTGGTCTACCCGCCCGACAAGAGCAAGGAGGAGATCGACGAGGCCAACACCGCCGATTTCCGCAACTCCGAGGACAACGCCGAATACGCCGCGCTGTCGTACCTGAAGTACCCGCCCGCGGTCACCGTCGAAAGCGTCACCGACCCCGGGCCGTCGGCCGGCAAGCTGAAGGACGGCGACGCGATCGACGCGGTCAACGGCAGACCGGTCGCCAATGTCGACGAGTTCCAGGCGCTGCTGAAGACGACTAAGCCCGGTGACGAGCTGGTGCTCGACTTCCGGCGTAAGGGGCAGAAGGATCCGCGCGGCAGCACCACCGTGAAACTCGGCACGAACCCCGACCGCGACTACGGATACCTGGGCATCGGCGTCATCGACGCTCCCTGGGCGTCGTTCACGATCGACTTCAACCTGGCCAACATCGGCGGGCCGTCGGCGGGGTTGATGTTCAGCCTCGCGGTGATCGACAAGCTCACCGCGGGCGACCTCAACGACGGCAAGTTCGTCGCGGGCACCGGAACCATCACCGGCGACGGCGAGGTCGGGTCGATCGGCGGCATCACCCACAAGATGCTCGCCGCCAAGGAAGCCGGCGCCTCGATCTTCCTCGTTCCCGCCGACAACTGCGCCGAAGCCAAGTCCGACCCGCAGGACGGGCTGGAGCTGGTGAAGGTCGGCACACTGACCGACGCCGTCGACGCACTCAACGTGATTTCCGCTGGTGGTGAACCACCACGGTGCTGA
- a CDS encoding UPF0182 family protein gives MGMRPPARMPKLTRRSRILIGVAVVAVVLLLIGPRFIDTYVNWLWFGELGYRSVFTTVLFTRIIVFLVVSVLIGAIVFAGLALAYRTRPVFVPTVGPNDPIARYRTTVMSRLRLFGIGIPAFIGILSGIVAQTYWVRIQLFLHGGEFGVTDPQFGLDLGFYAFELPFYRLVLSYLFVATFLAFIANLLAHYLFGGIRLTGRNGALTRSARIQLVTLVGIFILLKAFAYWLDRYELLSHTRGGKPFTGAGYTDINAVLPAKLILLAIAVICAVAVFSAIVLRDLRIPAIGVVLLLLSSLVVGAAWPLVVEQFSVKPNAAQKESEYISRSIAATRQAYGLTDDVVTYRDYPGDAPATAQQVAADRATTSNIRVLDPNIVSPAFTQFQQGKNFYFFPDQLAMDRYRDDDGNLRDYVVAARELNPDRLIDNQQDWINRHTVYTHGNGFIASPANTVRGIANDPNQNGGYPEFLASVVGANGKVVSPGPAPLDQPRIYFGPVIANTVDDYAIVGENGAPREYDYENNVETRNYTYTGSGGVEIGNWLTRSLFAAKFAERNFLFSNVIGDDSKILFNRDPADRVEAAAPWLTTDTTVYPAIVNRRIVWIVDGYTTLDNYPYSELTSLSSATADSNEVAVNRLALNKQVSYIRNSVKATVDAYDGTVTLYAQDENDPVLQAWMKVFPDTVKPKSEISPELQDHLRYPEDLFKVQRALLAKYHVDDPVTFFSTSDFWDVPLDPNPTASSFQPPYYIVAKDLAENNSSAAFQLTSAMNRFRRDFLAAYMSASSDPENYGQITVLTIPGQVNGPKLAFNAISTDTAVSQDLGVIGRDNQNRIRWGNLLTLPVGPGGLLYVAPVYASPGTSDAASTYPRLIRVAMFYNDQVGYGPTVRDALTDLFGPGADATATGPAPTNLPDGQQPAAPPPADGPQPAAQPPANQTGRVPPAPPPAAVPSGPQQLSEAKAAALQEVQEAMSGLQDAQRSGNFAEYGEALQRLDDAMSQYSETR, from the coding sequence GTGGGTATGCGGCCCCCCGCGAGGATGCCGAAGCTGACACGACGAAGCCGGATTCTGATCGGTGTCGCCGTTGTCGCCGTGGTGCTGCTGCTGATCGGGCCGCGGTTCATCGACACCTACGTCAACTGGCTGTGGTTCGGTGAATTGGGTTACCGGTCGGTGTTCACCACGGTGCTGTTCACCCGCATCATCGTGTTCCTGGTCGTCTCCGTCCTGATCGGTGCGATCGTCTTCGCCGGCCTGGCGTTGGCGTACCGGACACGGCCTGTGTTCGTCCCGACGGTCGGACCCAACGACCCGATCGCCCGCTACCGCACCACGGTGATGTCGCGGCTGCGCCTGTTCGGCATCGGCATCCCGGCGTTCATCGGCATCCTGTCCGGCATCGTCGCGCAGACCTACTGGGTGCGGATCCAGCTGTTCCTCCACGGCGGCGAATTCGGTGTCACCGACCCGCAGTTCGGCCTCGACCTCGGCTTCTACGCCTTCGAACTGCCGTTCTACCGGCTGGTGCTGAGCTATCTGTTCGTGGCGACGTTCCTGGCCTTCATCGCGAACCTGTTAGCCCACTATCTGTTCGGTGGTATCCGGCTGACCGGGCGCAACGGGGCCCTGACCCGCTCGGCGCGGATCCAACTCGTCACCCTGGTCGGCATCTTCATCCTGCTCAAGGCGTTCGCCTACTGGCTCGACCGCTACGAATTGCTCAGCCACACCCGCGGCGGCAAGCCGTTCACCGGCGCCGGCTACACCGACATCAACGCCGTGCTGCCCGCCAAGCTGATCCTCCTGGCCATCGCGGTGATCTGCGCGGTTGCCGTGTTTTCCGCGATCGTGCTGCGCGACCTGCGGATCCCTGCCATCGGTGTGGTGCTGCTCCTGCTGTCGTCGCTGGTCGTCGGCGCCGCCTGGCCGCTGGTGGTCGAGCAGTTCAGCGTCAAGCCCAACGCCGCGCAGAAGGAAAGTGAATACATCTCGCGCAGCATCGCCGCGACGCGGCAGGCCTACGGGTTGACCGATGACGTGGTGACCTACCGGGACTACCCGGGCGACGCGCCGGCGACCGCTCAGCAGGTGGCCGCCGACCGGGCGACCACGTCGAACATCCGCGTGCTCGATCCCAACATCGTCAGCCCGGCGTTCACCCAGTTCCAGCAGGGCAAGAACTTCTACTTCTTCCCCGACCAGCTGGCGATGGACCGCTACCGCGACGACGACGGGAACCTGCGCGACTATGTGGTCGCCGCCCGTGAGCTCAACCCGGACCGGCTGATCGACAACCAGCAGGACTGGATCAACCGGCACACCGTCTACACCCACGGCAACGGGTTCATTGCGTCACCGGCCAACACCGTGCGCGGGATCGCCAACGACCCCAACCAGAACGGCGGCTACCCCGAGTTCCTCGCCAGCGTGGTGGGCGCCAACGGCAAGGTGGTCTCGCCCGGGCCGGCACCACTGGACCAGCCGCGGATCTACTTCGGCCCGGTCATCGCCAACACCGTCGACGACTACGCGATCGTCGGTGAGAACGGTGCCCCGCGCGAGTACGACTACGAGAACAACGTCGAGACCCGCAACTACACCTACACCGGATCCGGTGGTGTGGAGATCGGCAACTGGCTGACGCGGAGCCTGTTCGCGGCGAAATTCGCCGAGCGCAACTTCCTGTTCTCCAACGTCATCGGCGATGACAGCAAGATCCTGTTCAACCGCGACCCCGCTGACCGGGTGGAGGCCGCCGCGCCGTGGCTGACTACCGACACCACGGTGTACCCGGCGATCGTCAACCGCAGGATCGTGTGGATCGTCGACGGCTACACCACGCTGGACAACTACCCGTACTCGGAGTTGACGTCCTTGTCGTCGGCGACGGCGGACTCCAATGAGGTGGCCGTCAACCGGTTGGCCCTCAACAAGCAGGTGTCCTATATCCGGAACTCGGTGAAGGCCACCGTCGACGCCTACGACGGCACGGTGACGCTGTACGCGCAGGACGAGAACGACCCTGTGCTGCAGGCGTGGATGAAGGTGTTCCCGGACACGGTCAAGCCCAAGAGCGAGATCTCGCCGGAATTGCAGGATCATCTGCGCTATCCCGAGGACCTTTTCAAGGTGCAGCGCGCCCTGCTGGCGAAGTACCACGTCGACGATCCGGTGACGTTCTTCTCCACGTCGGACTTCTGGGACGTGCCGCTGGATCCGAACCCCACGGCCAGCAGCTTCCAGCCGCCGTACTACATCGTCGCCAAAGACCTTGCCGAGAACAACAGTTCAGCGGCGTTCCAGCTGACCAGTGCGATGAACCGGTTCCGCCGTGACTTCCTCGCCGCGTACATGAGCGCCAGTTCGGATCCGGAGAACTACGGGCAGATCACGGTGTTGACCATCCCGGGTCAGGTCAACGGCCCGAAGCTGGCGTTCAACGCGATCAGCACCGACACCGCGGTCAGCCAGGACCTCGGCGTGATCGGCCGGGACAACCAGAACCGGATCCGGTGGGGCAACTTGTTGACCCTGCCGGTGGGTCCTGGCGGCCTGCTTTACGTGGCGCCGGTGTACGCCTCGCCGGGCACCAGTGACGCGGCGTCGACGTACCCGCGCCTGATCCGCGTGGCGATGTTCTACAACGATCAGGTCGGGTACGGCCCGACGGTCCGTGACGCTCTCACCGACCTGTTCGGCCCAGGCGCCGACGCGACCGCCACCGGCCCGGCGCCGACCAACCTGCCCGACGGGCAGCAGCCGGCGGCCCCGCCACCGGCCGACGGTCCGCAGCCCGCGGCGCAGCCACCCGCCAACCAGACGGGCCGGGTGCCGCCGGCGCCGCCGCCTGCCGCGGTCCCGTCGGGTCCCCAGCAGTTGTCCGAGGCGAAGGCCGCGGCGCTGCAGGAGGTCCAGGAAGCGATGAGTGGACTGCAGGACGCGCAGCGCAGCGGCAACTTCGCCGAGTACGGCGAGGCGCTGCAGCGGCTGGACGACGCGATGAGCCAGTACTCCGAGACCCGCTGA